The following proteins are co-located in the Hemitrygon akajei chromosome 25, sHemAka1.3, whole genome shotgun sequence genome:
- the LOC140716411 gene encoding uncharacterized protein, whose product MGSIYGGDLRSFLSLERHKGTQTMEKLCKCRECGKRFSYPSQLETHQRTHTKERPFTCSACGKGFTQSTHLETHVLAHTGERPFVCSACGKQFTRSSNLLRHQRVHTGERPFTCSSCGKRFTQMSSLQKHQLVHSEKRAFNCPHCEKSFKSSEVLLRHLRIHTGERPFACNACGKGFTQSTHLQIHERVHTGERPFCCSTCGKGFTCSSNLLTHQRAHTGERPFTCSVCGNGFSQLSHLQCHHQRVHTDERTFHCSKCGNSFKNSGDLLSHQLVHSGEKLFSCCVCDKGFSHSSNLLRHQRIHPGTIPLSCSVCGKGFTQSSRLLSHQQFHKRLQSFDSAHKTAVNHSQS is encoded by the coding sequence ATGGGTTCCATATATGGAGGAGACTTGCGTTCGTTCCTCAGTCTCGAAAGACACAAGGGCACTCAGACCATggagaaactgtgcaaatgtcgGGAGTGTGGGAAACGATTCAGCTACCCATCCCAGCTGGAAACTCATCAACGGACACACACaaaggagaggccgttcacctgctccgcgTGTGGCAAGGGCTTCACTCAGTCAACCCACCTGGAGACTCACGTCCTGGCGCACACAGGGGAAAGACCATTCGTTTGCTCGGCGTGTGGGAAGCAGTTCACTCGGTCGTCCAACCTGCTGAgacaccagcgggttcacaccggggagaggccgttcacctgctcctcgtgcgggaagagattcactcagatGTCCAGCCTCCAGAAGCACCAGCTCGTTCACTCTGAAAAGAGAGCGTTTAATTGTCCTCACTGTGAAAAAAGCTTTAAAAGCTCGGAGGTTCTGCTGAGGCACCTGCGTATCCATACGGGGGAGAGGCCGTTCGCCTGTAATGCCtgcggaaagggattcactcagtcaaccCACCTGCAGATACAtgagcgagttcacacaggggagagacCGTTCTGTTGCTCCActtgcgggaagggattcacttgttcgTCAAACCTGCTGACGCACCAGagagctcacactggggagaggcctttcacctgctctgtATGTGGGAATGGATTCTCCCAGCTATCCCACCTGCAGTGCcatcaccagcgagttcatactgatGAGAGAACGTTTCATTGCTCCAAATGTGGGAACAGTTTCAAAAACTCAGGGGATCTGCTAAGTCACCAGCTTGTTCACTCGGGGGAGAAACTGTTCAGTTGCTGTGTCTGTGATAAGGGATTCAGTCATTCATCCAACCTGCTACGGCACCAGCGGATTCATCCTGGGACAATCCCTCTGTCTTGttcggtgtgtgggaagggattcactcagtcgtcCCGTCTACTGTCACACCAACAATTTCACAAACGATTGCAGAGTTTTGATTCTGCTCATAAGACAGCTGTTAATCACAGCCAGAGCTGA